CATAGGCCGGATCGCCCGGCTTCAGCCCCTGGGTGCGCATCTGGCCGTGGCAGCGCGCGAAACGCTCCTGGATCGACTCCAGGGCGCCGACCGGCGTGCGGTAGGTCGGGTAATGCGCCGCATCGCCGAACGGCGTCGTCGGCGTCTCGCCGCGCAGCTTGTGGCCCATGATGCTTCCCGGCGTGTGGCAGGAAGCGCAGGCGAAGTTGAGCTGGCCGGTCTTGCGGTAGAAGAGTTCCTCGCCGCGGCGGTAGGCTTCCATCACCCGCTCGTCCGACAGGTCGACCTTGATCGGCATGCCGGCACTGAGCGATTTGAAATAGACGGAGATCTTGGTGTTGGGCGGCTTGCCCTGGGCCAGGTCCTCCTTCAGCACGCTCTTCGCGCAATGCTCGATGCGCGCCTCCACCGTCACGATGCGCTCGAGCGCCTCGTCGAACTTCGGGTAGGCCGCCGCCTTGCCCTTGAGATCGGACGAACCTTCGCCCAGGCAGGCGAGGAAGGCGGGATTGCGCGCGGCGAGCTTCTTCACCAGCGCCTGGCCCTCGTCGACGGCGAGGTGGCCGGGGTGCAGGTCGATGCGGTCGAGGTCCATGTGCTTCCAGTTGAGCTTCCACACCTCGGCCGGCTTGTCGGCCAGTCCGGCATGGCGTTGCAAATCGGCCTCGGTGCGCCAGTACTGGATGGTGTCGCTGAAGCCGACGTCGCCCTCGACGCCCTTGAAGGGATCGATCTGCGCGTCCGGGTAACGTTCCCGATAGGTCCCGTCACCGAGGACGGCACAGCCTGCGGCCAGGCCGAGGACGAGCGCCGACAACAGGGCGGTGCGCTTGCGTTCGAACATCGCGGGTCCTTTATTTCGATGAGAGCAGGAAGGCGACGACGTCGCGCAGTTCCTGGTCGGTGAGGATTTCATTGGTGCCGAAGGGCGGCATCAGGGTCTCGGGGTTGATCGTGCGCATGTCGAAGACCATGGCGTAGGCCTCCGCCGCGCTGCGGCCCGTGCTGCCGAAGTGGCTGAGGTCGGGCCCGCGCGAACCGGGCTGGCTGCCGCCCGGCATGACGTGGCAGGCCAGGCAGTTGCCGCGATTGCGCGCCTGGGCGATCTGCTTGCCCTTCGCGGCATTGCCGTTGAGCGGCCCCTCGAGCGCCTTCTGTTCCGGCCTGCGCGTGGCGAGCTTGCCGCAGGGCAGGCTGTAGCTCAGGCAGGGGAAGGCCGAATAGTTGGCCGGAGCCTTGGGAGCGGCCGCTGCCTGGGGGGCCGCCGCCCCCTGGGCGGCGGCCGTTCCGGCAAAAGTCAGTCCCTGCAGGACGGCGGCAATCAGAACGTGTCGCTTCATGCCTGGCCCGTTCAGAACTGGTGGGTCAGCTGCAGGCCGAAGCGCGCGCCGACGGCCCCGGTGACGACGCCGGCGTTGTTGGTCGCCCGCGCCCGGAAGGCGGCATTCGGCCCGACCGTCACAGGATTCGGCGCGTTCGCGTCGCGCGGCTCGATGTTGAAGGTCAGGCGGGTGGCCTTCGTGTAGTTGTAGTTCACCGCGAAGGTGAGCTGCTTGATGATGCGCTCGTCGGCGTCGTTCCAGAGGTTGGTGCCGATGGTCTTGTGCAGCACGTCGTGGCGGGCGTAGCGGATGCCGAAGTCCCACTTGTCGTTCATGTACCAGCCGTAGTCGAAGGTCATGCCGCGCGCCTTGTTGCCCTTCTCGGCGGCGATCTGGATCTGGCCGCCGAAGGCCCCGTCCACCACGTTGCCGGTCGGCGTATAGAAGATCATGCCGTTGGCGTACATCAGGTCGAAGCCGAGGCGGTGCTTGCCGCGACCCTCGCCGAAGAGTTCGCCGAGCGCCTTGATGCCGAAGCCGTGGCGGGTGAAGTCGAAGTCCTTGCTATGATCGCCGGCGGCGTTGATCTCGAAGTTGCGCGTGCCGCGCTGGTGATAGACGTAGCCCTTGATGCCGTGCTTGCCCGGGCCCTTGCCGCCGGGCAGGTCGTACTCGGTGGAGAAGTAGAGGTTGAGGTCCTTCTCGCTGTTGTAGTCCCTGACGCTGTGGATGCCGCTGCCGTTGCCGATCATGGCGGCATAGGTGTGGGTCCACTTGCCGACCTTGAAGGCATCGAAGAACTGGATGCCCCAGTCGCGGCCGGCGTCGGCGTCCCAACCACTGTAGGAAGCGGTGGCGTTGCTGTAGCCCTGGCCGGGAATGAAGGCGGTGCCCTTGGTGTTGGTGCGCACGAACTTCTCGGTCTGCACGCGGGCGATGAAGTCGGTCGGCCAGATGTAGGGCTGGGCGCCGACCCCCTGATAGAGCTCCTCCGGGCCGGGCTTCCTCATCAGGCCGGCGCGCACGCGCACGCCGGGGATGTAGCTGAAGGTCATGGTGGCGTCGGTGAGGCTGACGAGATGGTCGCGCGAAGTGTCGAGCGGCTCGTAGTTGGCGGCGTTCTGGCCGAAGTTCGCCATCAGGAAGTAGTTGATCTTGCCGGGAATCAGGTTGCCGCGCAGGCCGACGGCGAGGTTGTCGAGGTTGAAGTCGGCCTTCTGGTCGCGCAGCTCCGGGCCGGTGCGGCACATGGCATTGTAGGAACCGTTGAGCAGGCCGTGGGCAGTGGTGGCGCTGCCGTTGTTCGGGTTCACCAGCCCCTGCATCTTGTCGCAGCCGTAGTAGTTGGTGTACGAGAGCTGGCCGATGCCGAAGAGCTTGTGCGTGGTGCTCGGCGGCTCCATCGCCTGCAGCATCACCCAGTCCGCCGCCATGGCCCGTCCGGAGATGCCAAGCGCCGCGAATGCGACGGCCAGCGCCGCCGTCAGTTTCCCCTTGTGATCTTTCATTTTTCTCCTCCTCCCAGATTCGTTATTTATGAGCAGCAGCTTTCATCCTTGACGCCGGCCTTCTTCAGGAAGAAGGCGAGCGGGCAGAACTGCGTGATGCCGCTTTGCGCCAGATTCAGCCCGACGAAGGCCGTCAGCGCGACCCAGTAGGGATGCACGTAATGCGCCAGCACGAGGCCCAGCAGCACCATCAGGCCGGCTACGAGATGCACGATGCGATCGACAGTCATGTTTTCTCTCCGAACGTTTGCGTTGAAAGCATCACTTCAGCCGCGGCGAGACGCCCGGCTGGCCACGGAAATGCACATGGCAGGCAACGCAACCGGCGGTAACGTCGCCGAAGTGGCGTGCGGCGGCGGCCATGTCGCCCTTCTCGGCAGCGGCGGCGAGCTTCATGGCGCCGCCCTCGACGGCCTCTTCCATGGCCGGCAGCACGCCGAGATCCTTGGCATTGACCTTTTCCAGCGGCAGATAGGGCAGCAGGCCGCCGCGCGGCAGGCGATGGTGGGCCATGCGGCGCGCGGCATCGGCCGCCTGTTCGCCGTTGTCGGTGGCGATGGCGGCGGCCACCGCCTGGTAGTCGGCGAGCAACTCCTGCATCACCTGGCGCATGGTCAGCGTCTCGCTGTGGCGCTTGTGCTTGATGGCGATCTTGAGCAGGAACTGCTGGATCTCGGGCGGCAGCGCCTTCACCTTCTCCTGCAGTTCCGGCTTCATCATGCCCATGCTCTTCTGCAGGAAGGCCTTGCCGCGCTGCATGTCCTCCGGCGCGAACGCCGGCGCCTGCGACCAGGCCGCGCCGCTCAGACCCAGGCCAAGCGCGACTGCCGCCGCGATGACGCCCCGTTTTGCTGTTCTCATTTATGTTCTCCCTTTAAAAAATCAGTCGCTCACGGCGAGGGTCACGCTCATCAGGCCGATGAGGTCGCCGGTTTCCAGCCCGTCCTTCTCGAAATTCACGATGTCCAGCTCGCCCTTCGGCTTGCCGTGGCAGGGCAGGCAGGGCGGCATCAGGCGGATCGGCTCCATGTGGCGGTACACCTCCTGCTTGCCCCACTTCTCGGTCTTCCTGATCGGCGCGTTCTCGTTGTGCCCGGCCTTGACGTAGTGAATCAGCGCGGCACGCTCGGTATCGTCCGGCACGTTGACCGGATTACGGTAGGCACGGCCAGGCTGCTTGATGACGATGCCGGTCTTGGCGGTGAATACGCCGCCCATCTCGCGCTCCCATTTCGCCGGCAGGAAATTCTTCCAGCCGACGCCTTTGAAGTTGAGGCGATCCTGGTTGTTCTCGATGACCTGGCGGCCGGCCCAGATCAGCTTCTCGTAGAGGCGCTTCTGGGTCGGCGTGGCGTCGAGCATGTCGGGCTCGAGCGCGGCACGCCATTGCGTCTCGAAGACCTCGCCGGAGAAGCCCTTGTCGCCGAGGTTGGGATCGACGAACTTGCCGGCGTAGGCGAAGATGATCAGCCGCGCGGCGATGACCGCCTTGGCCAGCCGCTCGGCCGTCGCCTTGGCCTCGGCGCGGGGCACTTTCTCCAGGAAGAACGATTCGGCGAAACCGCCCTTGGCGCGGGCGCCGATCTCCTCGGCTGCGGCCGGCAGCGCGGCCAGCAGGCACAATGCGGCGAACGCCGCGGATCGTTTCAGCTTGAACATCGTCTCCTCCTCATCTGTGTTATGTTTTTTCTGCACGTGCAGAATAGGCAGGAGCGGTTTCCGCGCTGTTGCAGGGAGGCCGCATTTGTTACAAGTTGTTACAAGGGGGGGAGGCATGGCCGAGTGCCGGGGCCGCATACTGGTGGTGGACGACGACGAGGGGCTGCGCGAGCTGCTGGTGCGCTACCTGTCGGACAACGGCTACGAGGCCGCCGGCGTGGGCGACGGCCAGGCCATGAAGCGGCACCTTTCGTCGCACCCGGTCGACCTGCTGCTGCTCGACGTCATGCTGCCGGGCGAGGACGGCCTGACGCTGGCGCGCGACCTGGGGACGCACGGCGGCCCGCCGATCATCATGCTGTCGGCACGCGGCGAGGAGGTCGACCGCATCGTCGGCCTCGAGGTCGGCGCCGACGACTACCTGCCGAAGCCCTTCAGCCATCGCGAGCTGCTGGCGCGCGTGGCGGCGGTGCTGCGCCGCCGCCAGCCGGTGGCGGCAGCCGGGCGGCTGCGCCGCTTCGGCCCCTTCGAAGTCGACCTCGAGGCGCACCGCCTGACGCGCAACGGCGAGGAGGTCGACGTCTCCGGCGCCGAGTTCGCCCTGCTCAAGGTGCTGATCGAGAACCCCGACCGCGTGCTCAGCCGCGACGCCCTGGTCGAGCTGCTCAAGGGCTACGAGCGCGCGCCCTTCGACCGCATGGTCGACGTGCGCGTCACGCGGCTGCGCCGCAAGATCGAGCCCGATCCGGCGCATCCGGTCTACCTGCGCACGATCTGGGGCGAGGGCTACCTCTTCTCGCCCGGCGGCGCCAGAAAGCCATGATCCTGCCGCGCACGCTGTTCGGGCGCACCGCGCTGGTGATCGCGCTGGTGTCCTTCGCCTTCCAGCTGTTCACCATCGCCATCATCACCTACTTCGCCCTGGTGCCGCTCGGCCGCAACGCCACCAGCGACCTCGCCGCGCTGATGATCGAGACCGCCGAGAACTGGCGGAGCGAGCCGGTCGAAGAGCGCCCGTGGATGCAGGAGCGCATCGGCCGGCTGTACCGCATCCAGGTGCAGGATCCGCCCGGCGAGGTCGTCGCCTTCACGCGCATGCTGCCGTATTTCCAGCTGCTCGAGACGGCGCTCAGCTCGCGCACCGGAGAAAGCATCGTGCTGCGCGCCAGCCACGCCGAGGACGGCGAGGAGTGGTACTGGGCCGACCTGCCCACCGAGAACGGCAAGGTGCGCGTCGGTTTCCCGGCCAGCCGCGTCGACGTGCAGCCCTGGCTGGCGATGCTGTTGATCCTCGCGGTAGGCACCCTCGTCACGCTCAATACCTCGGCCGGGCTGGCCAGCTGGCTGATCCGGCCGCTCGCGCGGCTGGCCAGCGCCACGCAGCGCATCGGCCAGGGCCGGCGGCCGGAGCCGCTGGCGGAGACGGGCCCGACCGAGCTCGCCACCCTGGCGCGCGAGTTCAACCGCATGGGCGAGCAGGTCGAGGAACTCCTCGCCAACCGCACCACCCTGCTGGCCGGCATCTCGCACGACCTGCGCACGCCGCTGGCGCGCATCCAGCTGGCGCTCGGCATGCTCTCGGAGAAGCCCGACCGCGACCTCATCGACAGGGTGCTGCGCGACGTCGAGGGCATGAACGAGCTGATCGCCCGCTGCCTCGAGGTCAGCCGCGACTTCGCCGAGCAGGAGACGGTCGACATGAACCTCTGCGACCTGCTCGCCGAGATCGCCGCGGAATTCACGCAGGCCGGCGCCGTCATCCGCGGCAACAAGGGGCCGGACTGCCGCATCCTGGTGCGGCCGCTGTCGCTCAAGCGCATCCTCGTCAACCTGATCGACAACGCCGTGCGCTACGGCGGCGGCGCGCCGGTCGACATCGAGTACACGCTCGGCGACGAGGCGATCGAGATCCGCGTGCTCGACCGCGGTCCCGGCGTTCCCGCCGAGGAGCGCGAAGCGGTCTTCCGCCCCTTCTACCGGCTCGAGCCCTCGCGCAGCACGCTCACCGGGGGCAGCGGCCTCGGCCTGGCCATCGTGCGTCAGCTCGCCAACGCCAACGGCTGGAGCGTCGCGCTGGCCGATCGTCCCGGCGGCGGCACCGTCGCCAGCGTCCGCATCCCCTCCTCCCGCCAAGGGTAAACCTGTCGTCGGTCGACGACAGTCGCGCGAAAAATTTCGGGAACAAGTGGCGGCGCCGGTTCGTCTACGCGTATGCGTAACGATGAACGACAAAGGAGGACAACATGCGCACGCCGAATTCAACCCTTGCCGCCCTCATGGTGGTTGCCGCGACCCTGGGCGGCTGCGCCAACATGACGACGCAGCAGAAGAACACCGCCATCGGCGCCGCGGTCGGCGCGGTCGGCGGCGCGGTGCTGACCGGCGGCAGCGCCCTCGGCACGGTCGGCGGCGCCGCCGTCGGCGGCGTCATCGGCAACCAGGTCAAGCAGTAGCGGTCCCGCTGCCTACACGGCGCGCAGTTTCTCGCCGGCGCGCGCCAGCGTCTCCTCGCCCTTGGCGAAGCAGAAGCGGATGACCTTGTCGTCGCGGCCGCCATTCGTGCTTGTGTAGAAGGCCGAGAAGGGAATCGCCGCCACGCCGTGCGCCTTCGTCAGGCGCTCGACGAAGGCGCGGTCGGGCTCGTCGGAAATCGCGTCGTAGCGCACCGACTGGAAGTAGGTGCCCGGGCAGGGCAGCGGCACGAAGCGCGATCCCGCCAGCTGCTGCCTGAAGAAGTCCCGCTTGGTCCGGTAGAAGTCCGCCAGGCCGAGGTAACGCTCCTTGTCCTGCATGAACTCCGCAAGCGCCAGCTGCATCGGGTGGTTCACGCAGAAGACGACGAACTGGTGCGCCTTGCGGAACTCCGCCATCAGCTCGCGCGGCGCCAGGCAGTAGGCGATCTTCCAGCCGGTGACGTGGTAGGTCTTGCCGAACGACGAGACGACGAAGCTGCGCTCGGCCAGGCCCGGATAGCGCACCACGCTCTCATGCCGCTGCCCGTCGAAGACAATGTGCTCGTACACCTCGTCGGAGACGACGACGATGCCGGTGCCGCGCACGAGTTGTTCCAGCGCCTGCATGTCCGAGGCTTCCCACACCGACCCGCTTGGATTGTGCGGCGTGTTGATGATGATCATGCGCGTCTTCGGCGTGATCAGCGCGCGCACCTCGTCCCAGTTCGGGCGGTAATCCGGGAAAGTCAGCCTGCACGGCACGGCGCGCCCGCCGTTCAGTTCGATGGACGGCACGTAGGAGTCGTACACCGGCTCGAAGACGATCACCTCGTCGCCCGGCCGCACCAGCGCCGCCACCGCGGTGAAGATGGCCTGCGTCGCGCCCGCCGTGACGGTGATCTCCTGCTCGACGTCGAAAGTCAGTCCGTAGAGGGCGGCGACCTTTTCGGCGATGGCCTCGCGCAGCGGCAGCGCGCCGGCCATCGGCGCGTACTGATTGGCGCCGGCGTGCATGTGCTTCGCCACGAGATCGAACAGCGCCGGCGGCGCCGAGAAATCGGGGAAGCCCTGCGACAGGTTGATGGCGCCGTGCTGCGCCGCCAGGCGCGACATGACGGTGAAGATGGTCGTGCCCACCCAGGGCAGGCGCGAGTCGATGGGAGCGGGGAAGTTCGGCATGCCCGAATTGTGGCATAAGGCCCGCACCCGGTGAGCTACAATCCCCGGGCCATGATTTCCGACCGCCTGTTCACGATCCGCGAAGAGGGCGACGCCGTCGTCATCCTCGACCAGACGCTGCTGCCGCACCAGGTCGCCACGCGCCACCTGCGCTCCCTCGCCGACGCCGCCCACGCCATCCGCGCCATGCTGGTGCGCGGCGCACCGCTGATCGGCGTCACCGCCGCCTATGGCGTCGCCCTCGCCTTGAAGGACGGCGCCGCCAACGAATCGCTGCAGCGTGCCTGCGACACGCTCGCCGCGACGCGGCCGACGGCGGTGAACCTGCACTGGGCGCTGGCGCGCATGAAGCGGCAACTCGCGCCGTTGCCGGTGGCGCAGCGGCACGCCGCCGCCTGGTCCGAGGCGCGCGCCATCGCCGGGGAGGACGCCGCCGCCAACCGCCGCATCGGCGAGCATGGCCTCGCCCTGTTCGAGGCCGTCGGGCGGCGCCCGGTGAACCTGATGACCCACTGCAACGCCGGCTGGCTCGCCACCGCCGCCTGGGGCACGGCGCTGGCGCCGGTCTACGCCGCGCGCGAGGCCGGCCTGCCGGTGCATGTGTTCGTCTCGGAAACGCGGCCGCGCAACCAGGGCCTGCTCACTGCCTGGGAGCTGCACGAGGCCGGCATCCCGCACACCCTCATCGCCGACAACGC
The window above is part of the Denitratisoma sp. genome. Proteins encoded here:
- the soxA gene encoding sulfur oxidation c-type cytochrome SoxA; this translates as MFERKRTALLSALVLGLAAGCAVLGDGTYRERYPDAQIDPFKGVEGDVGFSDTIQYWRTEADLQRHAGLADKPAEVWKLNWKHMDLDRIDLHPGHLAVDEGQALVKKLAARNPAFLACLGEGSSDLKGKAAAYPKFDEALERIVTVEARIEHCAKSVLKEDLAQGKPPNTKISVYFKSLSAGMPIKVDLSDERVMEAYRRGEELFYRKTGQLNFACASCHTPGSIMGHKLRGETPTTPFGDAAHYPTYRTPVGALESIQERFARCHGQMRTQGLKPGDPAYADLEVFVTVLSNGYPVSVPSAR
- the soxX gene encoding sulfur oxidation c-type cytochrome SoxX; translation: MKRHVLIAAVLQGLTFAGTAAAQGAAAPQAAAAPKAPANYSAFPCLSYSLPCGKLATRRPEQKALEGPLNGNAAKGKQIAQARNRGNCLACHVMPGGSQPGSRGPDLSHFGSTGRSAAEAYAMVFDMRTINPETLMPPFGTNEILTDQELRDVVAFLLSSK
- a CDS encoding DUF2892 domain-containing protein; this translates as MTVDRIVHLVAGLMVLLGLVLAHYVHPYWVALTAFVGLNLAQSGITQFCPLAFFLKKAGVKDESCCS
- a CDS encoding cytochrome c, with translation MRTAKRGVIAAAVALGLGLSGAAWSQAPAFAPEDMQRGKAFLQKSMGMMKPELQEKVKALPPEIQQFLLKIAIKHKRHSETLTMRQVMQELLADYQAVAAAIATDNGEQAADAARRMAHHRLPRGGLLPYLPLEKVNAKDLGVLPAMEEAVEGGAMKLAAAAEKGDMAAAARHFGDVTAGCVACHVHFRGQPGVSPRLK
- a CDS encoding DUF3365 domain-containing protein, producing MFKLKRSAAFAALCLLAALPAAAEEIGARAKGGFAESFFLEKVPRAEAKATAERLAKAVIAARLIIFAYAGKFVDPNLGDKGFSGEVFETQWRAALEPDMLDATPTQKRLYEKLIWAGRQVIENNQDRLNFKGVGWKNFLPAKWEREMGGVFTAKTGIVIKQPGRAYRNPVNVPDDTERAALIHYVKAGHNENAPIRKTEKWGKQEVYRHMEPIRLMPPCLPCHGKPKGELDIVNFEKDGLETGDLIGLMSVTLAVSD
- a CDS encoding response regulator: MAECRGRILVVDDDEGLRELLVRYLSDNGYEAAGVGDGQAMKRHLSSHPVDLLLLDVMLPGEDGLTLARDLGTHGGPPIIMLSARGEEVDRIVGLEVGADDYLPKPFSHRELLARVAAVLRRRQPVAAAGRLRRFGPFEVDLEAHRLTRNGEEVDVSGAEFALLKVLIENPDRVLSRDALVELLKGYERAPFDRMVDVRVTRLRRKIEPDPAHPVYLRTIWGEGYLFSPGGARKP
- a CDS encoding ATP-binding protein, which gives rise to MILPRTLFGRTALVIALVSFAFQLFTIAIITYFALVPLGRNATSDLAALMIETAENWRSEPVEERPWMQERIGRLYRIQVQDPPGEVVAFTRMLPYFQLLETALSSRTGESIVLRASHAEDGEEWYWADLPTENGKVRVGFPASRVDVQPWLAMLLILAVGTLVTLNTSAGLASWLIRPLARLASATQRIGQGRRPEPLAETGPTELATLAREFNRMGEQVEELLANRTTLLAGISHDLRTPLARIQLALGMLSEKPDRDLIDRVLRDVEGMNELIARCLEVSRDFAEQETVDMNLCDLLAEIAAEFTQAGAVIRGNKGPDCRILVRPLSLKRILVNLIDNAVRYGGGAPVDIEYTLGDEAIEIRVLDRGPGVPAEEREAVFRPFYRLEPSRSTLTGGSGLGLAIVRQLANANGWSVALADRPGGGTVASVRIPSSRQG
- a CDS encoding glycine zipper 2TM domain-containing protein, coding for MRTPNSTLAALMVVAATLGGCANMTTQQKNTAIGAAVGAVGGAVLTGGSALGTVGGAAVGGVIGNQVKQ
- a CDS encoding pyridoxal phosphate-dependent aminotransferase, translated to MPNFPAPIDSRLPWVGTTIFTVMSRLAAQHGAINLSQGFPDFSAPPALFDLVAKHMHAGANQYAPMAGALPLREAIAEKVAALYGLTFDVEQEITVTAGATQAIFTAVAALVRPGDEVIVFEPVYDSYVPSIELNGGRAVPCRLTFPDYRPNWDEVRALITPKTRMIIINTPHNPSGSVWEASDMQALEQLVRGTGIVVVSDEVYEHIVFDGQRHESVVRYPGLAERSFVVSSFGKTYHVTGWKIAYCLAPRELMAEFRKAHQFVVFCVNHPMQLALAEFMQDKERYLGLADFYRTKRDFFRQQLAGSRFVPLPCPGTYFQSVRYDAISDEPDRAFVERLTKAHGVAAIPFSAFYTSTNGGRDDKVIRFCFAKGEETLARAGEKLRAV
- the mtnA gene encoding S-methyl-5-thioribose-1-phosphate isomerase is translated as MSYNPRAMISDRLFTIREEGDAVVILDQTLLPHQVATRHLRSLADAAHAIRAMLVRGAPLIGVTAAYGVALALKDGAANESLQRACDTLAATRPTAVNLHWALARMKRQLAPLPVAQRHAAAWSEARAIAGEDAAANRRIGEHGLALFEAVGRRPVNLMTHCNAGWLATAAWGTALAPVYAAREAGLPVHVFVSETRPRNQGLLTAWELHEAGIPHTLIADNAAGHFLRQGAVDMVIVGADRIAANGDTANKIGTCLKALAAADCGVPFYVAAPLSTIDRDCPDGARIPIEERDGGEVRHVGGLDRHGVHATVAIAPDWMPAANPAFDVTPARLIAGIVTERGVCAPGELRTLFGNQT